The following coding sequences lie in one Labrus bergylta chromosome 5, fLabBer1.1, whole genome shotgun sequence genomic window:
- the LOC109998375 gene encoding ciliary microtubule inner protein 1, protein MADSQRTSEPLNFVHQDEIWKAHVKMEKDAANVWPNKWGFLTETYKEYESESVKLKEGGREELLHHLKPPVTTQEKDNKVGPSPTVPRTTQALIGWRSAHPDLQLEKFGVVHHGRRSFLKELGWPLNACI, encoded by the exons ATGGCGGACTCACAGAGAACATCTGAACCTCTTAACTTTGTCCATCAGGATGAAATCTG GAAAGCACATGTGAAAATGGAGAAGGATGCAGCAAATGTCTGGCCCAACAAGTGGGGATTCCTGACCGAGACCTACAaagag TACGAGAGTGAGAGTGTGAAACTGAAGGAGGGGGGAAGAGAGGAGCTTCTACATCACCTGAAACCACCTGTGACAACtcaagaaaaagacaacaag GTTGGCCCGTCTCCTACTGTCCCTCGGACGACTcaggctctgattggctggcgTTCGGCTCACCCAGATCTTCAACTCGAAAAGTTTGGCGTGGTGCATCATGGGAGGCGTAGTTTTCTGAAGGAGCTTGGCTGGCCGCTCAACGCTTGCATCTGA